Proteins encoded together in one Altererythrobacter epoxidivorans window:
- a CDS encoding ABC-type transport auxiliary lipoprotein family protein: protein MRITRAMHASTSFRLALLAAPMALLAGCISLGEDPPDRLLTLTAEQTSPAGTAQSVARDEAIVVHEPEVPAAIDVNRVPVQVTATELAYLQDAVWVEKPSRLFRRLLAETMRVERGTVVLDGDESPLSSGTHVHGTIRKFGYDVASGSVVMQFDAMRIRDGVVQTQRFEASEPGVLAEAAPVGAALNRAANDVARQVSAWVAGA, encoded by the coding sequence ATGAGGATTACCCGAGCCATGCACGCGAGCACATCATTCCGGCTGGCATTGCTGGCGGCCCCCATGGCCTTGCTGGCGGGCTGCATCAGCCTGGGCGAAGATCCGCCTGACCGTCTTCTGACGCTGACCGCAGAGCAGACCAGCCCTGCCGGGACCGCGCAGAGCGTCGCACGCGATGAAGCCATCGTCGTGCATGAACCCGAAGTGCCCGCTGCAATCGACGTCAATCGTGTGCCGGTGCAGGTGACCGCGACTGAACTCGCCTATTTGCAAGATGCGGTCTGGGTGGAAAAACCATCGCGCCTGTTCCGCCGCCTGCTCGCGGAAACGATGCGGGTGGAACGGGGAACCGTGGTTCTCGATGGTGACGAATCCCCGCTGTCGAGCGGTACGCATGTGCACGGCACGATCCGCAAGTTCGGCTATGACGTTGCGAGCGGCAGCGTCGTGATGCAATTCGATGCCATGCGGATCAGGGACGGCGTGGTCCAGACACAGCGGTTCGAGGCGAGCGAGCCGGGAGTGCTTGCAGAAGCGGCGCCCGTGGGTGCTGCGCTCAATCGCGCCGCCAATGACGTGGCA
- a CDS encoding MlaD family protein produces the protein METRANHLWVGAVTLVLLALLAGFIVWLARLGQGEQSEYDILFQQSVSGLARGSEVSFAGVPVGQVSEIRLYEKDPDFVRVRVAVREDVPILVGTTATIQGSFTGVSTILLDGARAGAPAITCETTACPEGKPVIPPKDGGLNALLSDAPLLLERLATLTERLTELLSDDNQASIAGILRNTNRMTDSLADAAPQMERTLAELQVTLREASEALDSFEKVTQSTDQLLNKEGASLADQLRVTLKSANDAAKSLSSTLEDTRPAARQLSESTLPAAEATLQDLRATSKALRNVTEKLENQGAGAVLKGQSLPDYKP, from the coding sequence ATGGAAACACGTGCCAATCATCTTTGGGTAGGGGCTGTCACGCTGGTCCTGCTGGCTCTGCTGGCGGGCTTCATCGTGTGGCTCGCACGACTGGGGCAGGGCGAACAGTCCGAATACGACATCCTTTTCCAGCAGTCGGTATCGGGCCTTGCGCGCGGTTCCGAGGTCTCCTTCGCCGGTGTCCCGGTTGGGCAGGTCAGCGAAATCCGCCTGTATGAAAAAGACCCCGATTTCGTTCGCGTTCGCGTGGCCGTGCGTGAAGACGTTCCGATCCTTGTCGGGACCACGGCGACCATCCAGGGGTCGTTCACCGGCGTTTCCACCATCCTGTTGGACGGCGCTCGTGCGGGTGCGCCCGCCATTACCTGCGAAACCACCGCCTGCCCCGAAGGCAAGCCGGTCATTCCGCCCAAGGACGGCGGCTTGAATGCGCTGCTTTCCGATGCTCCGCTGCTGCTGGAGCGGCTGGCAACGCTGACCGAACGCCTGACCGAATTGCTGTCGGACGATAACCAGGCATCGATCGCAGGCATCCTGCGCAACACCAATCGCATGACGGACAGCCTTGCCGACGCTGCACCGCAGATGGAACGGACACTCGCCGAACTGCAGGTGACCCTGCGCGAAGCAAGCGAAGCGCTCGATTCCTTCGAAAAGGTCACCCAGTCGACCGACCAGCTGCTGAACAAGGAAGGGGCTTCGCTCGCCGACCAGCTTCGCGTGACGCTCAAATCGGCAAACGATGCGGCAAAATCGCTTTCCTCCACGCTCGAGGATACGCGACCCGCAGCGCGCCAGCTGTCGGAGAGCACGCTGCCCGCAGCCGAAGCGACGCTTCAGGACCTGCGCGCCACCAGCAAGGCGCTGCGTAACGTAACCGAGAAACTCGAAAACCAGGGGGCAGGCGCCGTGCTGAAAGGCCAGTCGCTGCCGGATTACAAGCCATGA
- a CDS encoding ABC transporter ATP-binding protein, with amino-acid sequence MSDTDLEHSHQNAPNRHERFRGDHPIVVEGLRTQFGEHVVHDDLDLKVNRGEILGVVGGSGTGKSVLMRAIIGLQQPTAGHIEIFGRSITNAEPDEEIGVRSRWGVLFQGGALFSTLTVGENVEVPLKQFYPEIGAELRREIARYKVMLSGLPEDAAAKYPSELSGGMKKRAGLARALALDPELLFLDEPTAGLDPIGAAKFDQLTRELKETLGLTVFLITHDLDTLYEICDRVAVLADKKVIAVGTIPELLETDHPWIDEYFNGPRGRAALASKERAR; translated from the coding sequence ATGAGCGACACCGATCTGGAGCACAGCCACCAGAATGCGCCCAACCGGCACGAGCGGTTCAGGGGCGACCATCCGATCGTGGTCGAAGGATTGCGTACGCAGTTCGGTGAACACGTCGTGCACGACGACCTCGACCTCAAGGTCAATCGCGGAGAAATCCTCGGTGTCGTCGGCGGTTCCGGCACGGGCAAGTCGGTCCTGATGCGAGCGATTATCGGCCTGCAGCAGCCCACTGCCGGACATATCGAGATTTTCGGCAGGTCGATCACCAATGCCGAGCCGGACGAAGAAATCGGTGTGCGCAGCCGCTGGGGCGTCCTGTTTCAGGGCGGCGCGCTGTTTTCGACCCTGACCGTCGGCGAAAACGTCGAAGTGCCGCTCAAGCAGTTCTATCCCGAGATCGGCGCCGAGCTTCGCCGCGAGATCGCGCGTTACAAGGTCATGCTTTCGGGCCTGCCGGAAGATGCAGCCGCGAAATATCCTTCGGAGCTTTCTGGCGGCATGAAAAAGCGCGCCGGCCTTGCCCGCGCGCTGGCACTCGATCCCGAGCTATTGTTCCTCGACGAACCTACTGCCGGGCTCGATCCCATCGGGGCGGCGAAGTTCGACCAGCTCACCCGGGAACTGAAGGAAACGTTGGGACTTACGGTGTTCCTGATCACCCACGACCTCGATACGCTTTACGAGATTTGCGACCGGGTCGCCGTGCTCGCGGATAAGAAAGTCATCGCGGTCGGCACCATCCCGGAACTGCTCGAAACCGATCATCCGTGGATCGACGAATATTTCAACGGTCCCCGCGGTCGCGCGGCCCTGGCGAGCAAGGAACGTGCAAGGTGA